Proteins encoded within one genomic window of Panicum virgatum strain AP13 chromosome 1N, P.virgatum_v5, whole genome shotgun sequence:
- the LOC120654369 gene encoding uncharacterized protein LOC120654369, translated as MDKTIMSNQAGKVLKKGKKKQAKDELDRQKQAEKKRRRLEKALANSAAIISELEKKKQKKKEEQQRLDEEGAAIAEAVALHVLIGEDSDEPCHLMLNKHKRCSHWDPSAGFEFTVDAQAADIYSSDGLICTSHAYAPKGRWADWGIGQPLPSWGEVRDLQVQGPYYQGTFHQSVNCPGFIAAQAVSSLQIREDSSEITSPSQGAAAATVVNRMLGGANRLNLYREI; from the coding sequence ATGGACAAGACTATCATGAGCAATCAGGCAGGCAAAGTCttgaagaaaggaaaaaagaaacagGCCAAGGATGAGCTGGATCGCCAGAAGCAGGCTGAGAAGAAGAGGCGCCGGCTAGAGAAAGCGCTGGCAAACTCGGCTGCCATTATTTCAGAGCTggaaaagaagaagcagaagaagaaagaagaacagCAAAGGCTGGATGAGGAAGGTGCTGCGATAGCTGAAGCAGTCGCTCTTCATGTTCTCATAGGTGAAGACTCCGATGAACCCTGCCACTTGATGCTAAACAAGCATAAAAGGTGCAGCCATTGGGATCCCTCGGCTGGCTTTGAATTCACCGTGGATGCACAAGCCGCTGATATTTATTCTTCAGATGGACTGATTTGCACCAGCCATGCATATGCTCCCAAAGGGAGGTGGGCTGATTGGGGGATTGGCCAGCCACTGCCATCTTGGGGAGAAGTGAGGGACCTCCAAGTCCAAGGCCCCTACTatcaaggaacattccatcagTCAGTCAACTGCCCTGGTTTCATAGCAGCCCAAGCAGTGTCGTCGTTGCAGATCAGAGAAGACTCGTCAGAAATCACATCTCCAAGCCAAGGAGCGGCAGCTGCAACTGTGGTTAACAGGATGCTTGGTGGCGCCAACAGGCTCAACCTTTACAGAGAGATATAA
- the LOC120654371 gene encoding L-lactate dehydrogenase-like: MKKASSLSELGFDAGDASSGFFRPVAGDGGATPTSASHRRRLTKVSVIGAGNVGMAIAQTILTRDLADEIALVDALPDKLRGEMLDLQHAAAFLPRTRLVSDTDLAVTRGSDLAIVTAGARQIPGESRLNLLQRNVALFRKIVPPLAEHSPEALLLIVANPVDVLTYVAWKLSGFPPNRVIGSGTNLDSSRFRFLLAEHLDVNAQDVQAYMVGEHGDSSVAVWSSVSVAGMPVLKSLQASHHCFDEAALEGIRRSVVDSAYEVISLKGYTSWAIGYSVASLAASLLRDQRRIHPVSVLARGFHGIPPENDVFLSLPARLGRGGVLGVAEMELTEEEARRLRRSAKTLWENCQQLGL, translated from the exons atgaagaaggcctcGTCCCTCTCGGAGCTGGGCTtcgacgccggcgacgcgtCCTCGGGCTTCTTCCGCCcggtggccggcgacggcggcgccacgcCCACGTCGGCGTCGCACCGCCGTCGGCTGACCAAGGTCTCCGTCATCGGCGCCGGCAACGTGGGCATGGCCATCGCGCAGACCATCCTCACGCGCGACCTCGCCGACGAGATCGCGCTGGTGGACGCGCTCCCGGACAAGCTCCGCGGCGAGATGCTGGACCTGCAGCACGCGGCGGCGTTCCTGCCGCGCACGCGCCTCGTCTCCGACACGGATCTGGCCGTCACCCGGGGCTCCGACCTCGCCATCgtcaccgccggcgcgcgccagATCCCCGGGGAGTCGCGCCTCAATCTGCTGCAGCGGAACGTCGCGCTCTTCAGGAAGATCGTGCCGCCGCTGGCGGAGCACTCCCCGGAGGCGCTGCTGCTCATCGTCGCCAACCCCGTCGACGTGCTCACCTACGTCGCGTGGAAGCTGTCGGGCTTCCCTCCCAACCGCGTCATCGGCTCCGGCACCAACCTCGACTCGTCCAGGTTCAGGTTCCTCCTCGCCGAGCACCTCGACGTCAACGCGCAGGACGTGCAG GCGTACATGGTGGGCGAGCACGGCGACAGCTCGGTAGCCGTGTGGTCGAGCGTGAGCGTCGCCGGCATGCCGGTGCTCAAGTCGCTGCAGGCGAGCCACCACTGCTTCGAcgaggcggcgctggagggCATCCGCCGCTCCGTCGTGGACAGCGCCTACGAGGTGATCAGCCTCAAGGGCTACACCTCCTGGGCCATCGGCTACTCCGTCGCCAGCCTCGCCGCCTCGCTCCTCCGCGACCAGCGCCGCATCCACCCCGTGTCCGTCCTGGCCAGGGGATTCCATGGCATTCCGCCGGAGAACGACGTCTTCCTCAGCCTGCCCGCCAggctcggccgcggcggcgtgctcgGCGTCGCCGAGATGGAGCTCaccgaggaggaggccaggaggctccgccgctccgccaaGACGCTCTGGGAGAACTGCCAGCAGCTCGGCCTATAA
- the LOC120654370 gene encoding dihydrolipoyllysine-residue acetyltransferase component 3 of pyruvate dehydrogenase complex, mitochondrial-like — translation MSAAQLLRHSRKLRSLQNAVDCERSSLVRYFSSSSGSFIVKENGLGKRTGGTRLSKHSQPAKELETFSVGVNRSYTWTRASNSRIPSAVSSLNGSFSCGQVASARPFSSSADLPPHQEIGMPSLSPTMTEGNIAKWLKKEGDKVSPGEVLCEVETDKATVEMECMEEGYLAKIIHGDGAKEIKVGEIIAVTVEEEGDIEKFKDYKPSSSAEPAAPTESKAQPEPSPPKVDEKEASKTPEPKAPKIEEASQSGDRIFASPLARKLAEDNNVPLSSVKGTGPDGRILKADIEDYLAKGGHKEAFAAPGLGYVDIPNAQIRKVTANRLLASKQTIPHYYLTVDARVDKLVKLRGELNPLQDASGGKKISINDLVIKAAALALRKVPQCNSSWMNDFIRQYHNVNINVAVQTEHGLFVPVIRDADKKGLGTIAEEVKQLAQKARDNSLKPADYEGGTFTVSNLGGPFGIKQFCAIINPPQSAILAIGSAEKRVIPGSADGQYEFGSFMSATLSCDHRVIDGAIGAEFLKAFKGYIENPTSMLL, via the exons ATGTCCGCCGCTCAGCTTCTCCGTCACTCCCGCAAG CTGCGGAGTTTGCAAAATGCTGTAGATTGCGAGCGTTCTAGTCTTGTCCGGTATTTCTCTAGCAGTTCCGGTTCCTTTATCGTCAAGGAAAATG GTCTTGGAAAGCGAACTGGAGGCACCAGATTATCTAAGCATAGCCAGCCTGCAAAAGAGCTTGAGACATTCTCAGTGGGAGTAAACAGAAGCTACACTTGGACAAGAGCTTCCAACAGCCGTATCCCAAGTGCTGTTAGCAGTCTCAATGGTTCATTTTCATG TGGACAGGTGGCTTCAGCACGACCATTCTCAAGCAGTGCAG ACTTGCCACCACATCAAGAAATCGGGATGCCTTCACTTTCGCCCACAATGACTGAG GGAAACATTGCCAAGTGGCTTAAGAAGGAAGGAGACAAGGTCTCCCCTGGTGAGGTTCTCTGTGAGGTGGAAACT GATAAAGCAACTGTGGAAATGGAGTGCATGGAAGAGGGCTATCTCGCTAAGATTATTCATGGAGATGGTGCCAAGGAGATAAAAGTTGGCGAG ATCATTGCTGTAACTGTGGAAGAAGAGGGTGACATTGAGAAGTTCAAGGATTATAAGCCATCATCTTCTGCGGAACCTGCAGCTCCTACTGAATCAAAGGCTCAACCTGAACCTTCACCACCAAAGGTGGACGAGAAAGAGGCTAGCAAGACTCCTGAGCCCAAGGCCCCAAAGATTGAAGAAGCTTCTCAATCTGGAGATCGCATATTTGCCAGCCCTCTTGCCCGGAAACTGGCTGAAGATAACAAT GTCCCACTGTCAAGTGTGAAAGGTACTGGTCCTGATGGGCGTATTTTGAAGGCAGACATTGAAGATTACTTGG CTAAGGGAGGACATAAGGAGGCTTTTGCTGCTCCAGGGTTAGGTTATGTCGACATTCCAAATGCACAGATAAGAAAG GTTACCGCAAACCGCCTGCTAGCATCGAAACAGACCATTCCACATTACTACTTGACAGTTGATGCACGTgttgacaaacttgtcaa ATTGCGAGGTGAACTGAATCCGCTGCAGGATGCCTCTGGTGGAAAGAAAATATCTATCAATGATCTTGTAATCAAG GCTGCAGCTTTGGCTCTTCGAAAGGTCCCTCAGTGTAACAGCTCATGGATGAATGATTTTATTCGCCA ATACCACAATGTGAACATCAATGTTGCCGTACAGACAGAGCATGGATTGTTTGTTCCAGTAATTAGG GACGCAGACAAGAAGGGACTTGGTACAATTGCTGAGGAGGTGAAGCAGTTGGCTCAAAAGGCAAGGGATAACAGCTTAAAACCAGCAGATTACGAG GGTGGCACCTTCACGGTATCAAACTTGGGAGGTCCCTTTGGAATTAAACAATTCTGTGCCATCATAAATCCTCCTCAATCTGCAATTTTGGCCATCGGCTCTG CTGAGAAGAGGGTGATACCCGGTTCCGCTGATGGTCAGTATGAGTTTGGTTCATTCATGTCAGCTACGCTGAGCTGTGACCACAGGGTTATTGATG GTGCGATTGGTGCGGAATTTCTGAAAGCGTTCAAGGGCTACATCGAGAACCCAACCTCAATGCTGCTGTGA